In Burkholderia savannae, one genomic interval encodes:
- the prmB gene encoding 50S ribosomal protein L3 N(5)-glutamine methyltransferase: MTTSPSPFRTVRDLVRYAVSRFSKAKLAFGHGSDNAYDEAVYLVLHTLHLPLDTLEPFFDARLAPDEIDAVLAVIERRAAERVPAAYLTREAWMHGHRFYVDERTIVPRSFIGELLDDGLQPYIEDPEFVGSVLELCTGSGCLAILAALAFPNASVDAVDLSADALEVAKINRGDYGLDERITLYHGDLYAPLPQFKWIDPEQRYDAIITNPPYVNAASMSELPAEYRHEPEMALAGGADGMDIVRRIIGEARRWLKDDGVLVVEIGNERENVEAAFGGLDLVWLPTSAGDDCVFLIHASALPAVAG; this comes from the coding sequence ATGACGACCTCCCCCTCCCCGTTCCGGACCGTCCGCGACCTCGTGCGCTACGCGGTGTCGCGCTTTTCGAAGGCGAAGCTCGCGTTCGGCCACGGCTCGGACAACGCATACGACGAAGCCGTCTATCTCGTGCTGCACACGCTGCACCTGCCGCTCGACACGCTCGAGCCGTTCTTCGACGCGCGCCTCGCGCCCGACGAGATCGACGCGGTGCTCGCCGTGATCGAGCGCCGCGCGGCCGAGCGCGTGCCTGCCGCATACCTCACGCGCGAAGCGTGGATGCACGGCCATCGCTTCTACGTCGACGAGCGCACGATCGTGCCGCGCTCGTTCATCGGCGAGCTGCTCGACGACGGCCTGCAGCCGTACATCGAGGACCCCGAGTTCGTCGGCTCGGTGCTCGAGCTGTGCACGGGCTCCGGCTGCCTCGCGATCCTCGCCGCGCTCGCGTTTCCGAACGCGAGCGTCGACGCGGTCGACCTGTCGGCCGACGCGCTCGAAGTGGCGAAGATCAATCGCGGCGACTACGGGCTCGACGAGCGGATCACGCTCTACCACGGCGATCTCTACGCGCCGCTGCCGCAGTTCAAATGGATCGATCCCGAGCAGCGCTACGACGCGATCATCACGAATCCGCCGTACGTGAACGCGGCGTCGATGTCCGAGCTGCCCGCCGAGTACCGGCACGAGCCGGAAATGGCGCTCGCGGGCGGCGCGGACGGAATGGACATCGTGCGCCGCATCATCGGCGAAGCGCGCCGCTGGCTGAAGGACGACGGCGTGCTCGTCGTCGAGATCGGCAACGAGCGCGAGAACGTCGAGGCGGCGTTCGGCGGCCTCGATCTCGTCTGGCTGCCGACGAGCGCGGGCGACGACTGCGTGTTCCTGATCCACGCGAGCGCCCTGCCCGCCGTCGCCGGCTGA
- the dapE gene encoding succinyl-diaminopimelate desuccinylase: MSATLALTEQLIARASVTPDDQHCQHLMIERLAALGFECETIASHGVTNFWAVKRGAAGREGKLLAFAGHTDVVPTGPLEQWSSPPFVPTHRDGKLYGRGAADMKTSLAGFVVAAEEFVAAHPQHRGSIGFLITSDEEGPATDGTVKVVEALQARGERLDYCIVGEPTSTATLGDAVKNGRRGSMSGELVVKGVQGHIAYPHLAKNPIHLLAPALAELAAEQWDEGNEYFPPTTWQVSNLRAGTGATNVIPGHADLLFNFRFSTASTVEGLQARVHAILDKHQLDYALNWSVSGLPFLTPRGELSDALDAAIRAETGISPKLSTTGGTSDGRFIARICPQVIEFGPPNASIHKIDEHIEVRFVDPLKNVYRRVLEQLIA, from the coding sequence ATGTCCGCCACCCTTGCCCTCACCGAACAACTGATCGCGCGCGCGTCCGTCACGCCCGACGATCAACATTGCCAGCATCTGATGATCGAGCGCCTCGCCGCGCTCGGCTTCGAGTGCGAAACGATCGCGTCGCACGGCGTGACGAATTTCTGGGCCGTCAAGCGCGGCGCGGCCGGCCGCGAAGGCAAGCTGCTCGCGTTCGCGGGCCATACCGACGTCGTGCCGACCGGCCCGCTCGAGCAGTGGAGCTCGCCGCCCTTCGTGCCGACGCATCGCGACGGCAAGCTGTACGGCCGCGGCGCGGCCGACATGAAGACCTCGCTGGCGGGCTTCGTCGTCGCGGCGGAGGAGTTCGTCGCCGCGCATCCGCAGCATCGCGGCTCGATCGGCTTCCTGATCACGAGCGACGAGGAAGGCCCGGCGACGGACGGCACCGTGAAGGTCGTCGAAGCGCTCCAGGCGCGCGGCGAGCGGCTCGATTACTGCATCGTCGGCGAGCCGACGTCAACGGCAACGCTCGGCGACGCCGTGAAGAACGGCCGGCGCGGCTCGATGTCGGGCGAGCTCGTCGTCAAGGGCGTGCAAGGCCACATCGCGTATCCGCATCTCGCGAAGAATCCGATCCACCTGCTCGCGCCGGCGCTCGCCGAGCTCGCGGCCGAGCAATGGGACGAAGGCAACGAGTATTTCCCGCCGACCACCTGGCAGGTGTCGAACCTGCGCGCGGGCACCGGCGCGACGAACGTGATCCCGGGCCACGCGGATCTGCTGTTCAACTTCCGCTTCTCGACGGCGAGCACCGTCGAAGGCTTGCAGGCGCGCGTGCACGCGATCCTCGACAAGCACCAGCTCGACTATGCGCTGAACTGGTCCGTGAGCGGCCTGCCGTTCCTCACGCCGCGCGGCGAGCTGTCGGACGCGCTCGATGCGGCGATCCGCGCGGAGACCGGCATCTCGCCCAAGCTGTCGACGACGGGCGGCACGTCGGACGGCCGCTTCATCGCTCGCATCTGCCCGCAGGTGATCGAATTCGGGCCGCCGAACGCGAGCATCCATAAGATCGACGAGCACATCGAAGTGCGCTTCGTCGATCCGCTGAAGAACGTGTACCGCCGCGTGCTCGAACAACTGATCGCTTGA
- a CDS encoding ArsC family reductase gives MAGANGTAGTVVYGIPNCDTVKKARTWLESRGVAFAFHDFKKAGVSAPLVERWLKDVPLDALVNRRGTTWRALTDEQKAAAESEAGAIALMIDKPSVIKRPVVVVDGRVKALGFSADEYAELFA, from the coding sequence ATGGCGGGCGCAAACGGCACCGCCGGCACCGTCGTCTACGGAATCCCGAACTGCGATACCGTGAAGAAGGCCCGCACGTGGCTCGAATCGCGCGGCGTCGCGTTCGCGTTCCACGATTTCAAGAAAGCGGGCGTGAGCGCGCCGCTCGTCGAGCGCTGGCTGAAGGACGTGCCGCTCGACGCGCTCGTCAACCGGCGCGGCACGACGTGGCGCGCGCTCACCGACGAGCAGAAGGCCGCGGCCGAATCGGAAGCGGGCGCGATCGCGCTGATGATCGACAAGCCTTCCGTGATCAAGCGGCCCGTCGTCGTCGTCGACGGCCGCGTGAAGGCGCTCGGTTTCTCGGCCGACGAATACGCGGAGCTGTTCGCCTGA